The following proteins come from a genomic window of Geothrix edaphica:
- a CDS encoding TatD family hydrolase, producing the protein MLVDAHCHLTGTYLAEDQVEDTLARARAEGVTGFIAVGTDLEDSRTVLELARRLPGVQASLGVHPHEAKTWSQDTGAALAALALDPAVRFVGETGLDWHYDLSPRDEQEAVFRAQIRLARTLRKPLMIHTRSAPEATLSILEEEGADAVRGIIHCFSEDRPFAQRALDLGFYLSFSGIATFKKAEAVRDVAAWAPADRILVETDAPFLAPVPYRGKPNEPGFVRFTAEAVAGLRGISSLKLAELTTRNLEALCGWAPSS; encoded by the coding sequence ATGCTTGTGGACGCGCATTGCCATCTCACGGGGACCTACCTGGCCGAGGACCAGGTGGAGGACACCCTTGCGCGCGCTCGCGCCGAAGGCGTGACCGGCTTCATCGCCGTGGGTACCGATCTTGAGGACTCCCGCACGGTGCTTGAGCTTGCGCGGCGCCTTCCCGGTGTCCAGGCCAGCCTGGGGGTGCACCCCCACGAAGCCAAGACCTGGTCTCAGGATACGGGAGCGGCCCTGGCGGCCCTGGCGCTGGATCCCGCCGTGCGCTTCGTGGGCGAGACCGGCCTGGACTGGCACTACGACCTGAGCCCCCGGGACGAGCAGGAGGCGGTGTTCCGCGCCCAGATCCGCCTGGCCAGGACCTTGCGGAAGCCCCTCATGATCCACACCCGGTCCGCGCCGGAGGCCACCCTGAGCATCCTGGAGGAGGAGGGCGCCGACGCGGTGCGGGGCATCATCCACTGCTTCAGCGAGGACCGGCCCTTCGCGCAACGGGCCCTGGACCTGGGCTTCTACCTGAGCTTCTCCGGCATCGCCACCTTCAAGAAGGCCGAGGCCGTGCGGGACGTGGCGGCCTGGGCCCCGGCGGACCGCATCCTGGTGGAGACCGACGCGCCGTTCCTGGCGCCGGTGCCCTACCGGGGCAAGCCGAACGAGCCGGGCTTCGTGCGGTTCACGGCCGAGGCCGTGGCTGGGCTGCGCGGGATCTCCTCCCTCAAGCTGGCTGAACTGACCACCCGCAACCTGGAGGCCCTGTGCGGCTGGGCGCCCTCTTCCTGA